A portion of the Mytilus galloprovincialis chromosome 12, xbMytGall1.hap1.1, whole genome shotgun sequence genome contains these proteins:
- the LOC143053437 gene encoding uncharacterized protein LOC143053437 isoform X3, with the protein MTSLLRLCQRMFFFGCIFFFFEDYLVIAGQNIYDVTCYNKYDKGVTYNGTVNVTVDGSPCKNWKMYHSQYANYSEDNNFCRNPRPDTFNKTWCYTGDKYVVGLCNIPACDCRNSTNDLHYNGTINISRHGKTCHRWINIPFRYPNERENYCRTPLYDSDNAGGPWCYVNSTDYSWERCNIPICGGAECPVFVDNLETLDRKTRYHYGESVILNCKSGYILIGQKLLTCLQSGQWNDTIPRCEDVDECSSNPCKNGGTCTDRVNGYTYIRKCHYATCRNRGICKEGLNGTHVCICPRGYTGESCEQEPNFKVPPQILLLNRKITIPEGTSNSSIPCFAEGIPLPSIKWESIDKTSLPSNARQVVDYLIFENVTMADSGLYMCTTKNDIGTDFKVLHLIVKAKPALLHTGPVIHALSTVKVDYYTDAKLVCNVTGFPKPTVTWKHGNKLLHTSGNIMVVHSVTNTTAGYYTCIATNDVGTSQVNIFLDVTYDTPKIVTPPRTAFVMVGQYHSFTCIATGHPKPSLTWSFKTFAQESTSMPSHQLHQNGQELTLFPLKTLESGTLTCSAVNAFGVDRASVAVVIKNPGTTGFG; encoded by the exons ATGACTTCCTTGTTACGTTTATGTCaacgtatgtttttttttggatgtattttcttcttttttgaagACTACTTAGTTATAGCAGGACAGAACATATACG ACGTTACCTGttataataaatatgataaaggTGTGACATATAATGGAACAGTTAATGTAACTGTCGATGGAAGCCCTTGCAAAAACTGGAAGATGTATCATTCTCAATATGCAAACTATTCTGAAGACAATAACTTTTGCAGAAATCCAAGGCCAGATACATTTAATAAAACTTGGTGTTATACCGGAGACAAGTATGTAGTAGGACTATGTAACATTCCAGCTTGTG ATTGCAGAAATTCGACAAATGATCTTCATTACAACGGCACTATCAACATATCGAGACACGGAAAGACATGCCATAGATGGATCAACATACCGTTTCGGTATCCAAATGAACGTGAAAACTACTGCAGAACTCCTTTATATGATAGTGACAACGCTGGTGGTCCTTGGTGctatgttaattctacagattaTTCTTGGGAGAGATGTAACATACCTATATGTGGAG GTGCAGAATGTCCAGTTTTTGTTGACAACTTGGAAACATTAGACAGAAAAACAAGATACCATTACGGAGAATCTGTGATTCTTAACTGCAAATCTGGGTACATACTTATTGGACAAAAACTTTTGACATGTTTGCAGTCCGGTCAGTGGAACGATACAATTCCTAGATGTGAAG atgtagaTGAATGCTCAAGTAATCCCTGCAAAAATGGAGGAACATGTACTGACCGAGTGAATGGATACACGT ATATCAGGAAATGTCACTATGCAACCTGTCGCAACAGAGGTATATGTAAAGAGGGATTAAATGGAACCCATGTTTGCATTTGTCCTCGCGGATATACTGGTGAATCATGCGAACAAG AACCAAACTTCAAGGTGCCGCCACAGATACTACTtctaaatagaaaaataacaataCCTGAAGGAACTAGTAACAGCTCTATTCCATGTTTTGCTGAAGGAATTCCTCTGCCCAGTATCAAATGGGAGTCGATTGAT AAAACATCGCTACCATCCAATGCGAGACAGGTTGTAGattatttgatttttgaaaatgttaccaTGGCCGATAGTGGACTTTATATGTGTACCACAAAGAATGACATTGGAACTGATTTTAAAGTTTTGCATTTGATTGTTAAAG CCAAACCAGCATTACTTCACACGGGTCCGGTCATACACGCATTATCTACAGTAAAAGTAGACTACTATACTGATGCAAAACTAGTATGCAATGTTACTGGATTTCCTAAGCCTACTGTTACCTGGAAGCATGGCAAT AAACTGTTGCATACATCTGGAAACATTATGGTTGTGCACAGTGTTACTAATACAACAGCAGGGTATTACACGTGTATCGCAACAAACGACGTTGGAACAAGTCAAGTAAACATATTCCTTGATGTCACATACG ATACGCCTAAAATTGTAACTCCCCCGAGAACGGCTTTCGTAATGGTAGGACAGTATCATAGTTTTACATGTATTGCAACTGGTCACCCCAAACCATCACTTACATGGTCCTTTAAAACG TTTGCACAGGAGTCTACTTCAATGCCTTCCCATCAACTTCACCAAAATGGACAAGAACTTACTCTTTTCCCACTCAAAACACTTGAATCAGGAACCCTGACATGTTCGGCAGTGAATGCTTTTGGAGTTGATAGAGCATCTGTTGCAGTGGTTATTAAAAATC CAGGCACTACAGGTTTTGGGTAA
- the LOC143053437 gene encoding uncharacterized protein LOC143053437 isoform X2 codes for MTSLLRLCQRMFFFGCIFFFFEDYLVIAGQNIYDVTCYNKYDKGVTYNGTVNVTVDGSPCKNWKMYHSQYANYSEDNNFCRNPRPDTFNKTWCYTGDKYVVGLCNIPACDCRNSTNDLHYNGTINISRHGKTCHRWINIPFRYPNERENYCRTPLYDSDNAGGPWCYVNSTDYSWERCNIPICGGAECPVFVDNLETLDRKTRYHYGESVILNCKSGYILIGQKLLTCLQSGQWNDTIPRCEDVDECSSNPCKNGGTCTDRVNGYTCTCRDNYFGATCQDDIRKCHYATCRNRGICKEGLNGTHVCICPRGYTGESCEQEPNFKVPPQILLLNRKITIPEGTSNSSIPCFAEGIPLPSIKWESIDKTSLPSNARQVVDYLIFENVTMADSGLYMCTTKNDIGTDFKVLHLIVKAKPALLHTGPVIHALSTVKVDYYTDAKLVCNVTGFPKPTVTWKHGNKLLHTSGNIMVVHSVTNTTAGYYTCIATNDVGTSQVNIFLDVTYDTPKIVTPPRTAFVMVGQYHSFTCIATGHPKPSLTWSFKTFAQESTSMPSHQLHQNGQELTLFPLKTLESGTLTCSAVNAFGVDRASVAVVIKNRTTGFG; via the exons ATGACTTCCTTGTTACGTTTATGTCaacgtatgtttttttttggatgtattttcttcttttttgaagACTACTTAGTTATAGCAGGACAGAACATATACG ACGTTACCTGttataataaatatgataaaggTGTGACATATAATGGAACAGTTAATGTAACTGTCGATGGAAGCCCTTGCAAAAACTGGAAGATGTATCATTCTCAATATGCAAACTATTCTGAAGACAATAACTTTTGCAGAAATCCAAGGCCAGATACATTTAATAAAACTTGGTGTTATACCGGAGACAAGTATGTAGTAGGACTATGTAACATTCCAGCTTGTG ATTGCAGAAATTCGACAAATGATCTTCATTACAACGGCACTATCAACATATCGAGACACGGAAAGACATGCCATAGATGGATCAACATACCGTTTCGGTATCCAAATGAACGTGAAAACTACTGCAGAACTCCTTTATATGATAGTGACAACGCTGGTGGTCCTTGGTGctatgttaattctacagattaTTCTTGGGAGAGATGTAACATACCTATATGTGGAG GTGCAGAATGTCCAGTTTTTGTTGACAACTTGGAAACATTAGACAGAAAAACAAGATACCATTACGGAGAATCTGTGATTCTTAACTGCAAATCTGGGTACATACTTATTGGACAAAAACTTTTGACATGTTTGCAGTCCGGTCAGTGGAACGATACAATTCCTAGATGTGAAG atgtagaTGAATGCTCAAGTAATCCCTGCAAAAATGGAGGAACATGTACTGACCGAGTGAATGGATACACGTGTACGTGTCGAGACAACTACTTTGGTGCCACTTGTCAAGACG ATATCAGGAAATGTCACTATGCAACCTGTCGCAACAGAGGTATATGTAAAGAGGGATTAAATGGAACCCATGTTTGCATTTGTCCTCGCGGATATACTGGTGAATCATGCGAACAAG AACCAAACTTCAAGGTGCCGCCACAGATACTACTtctaaatagaaaaataacaataCCTGAAGGAACTAGTAACAGCTCTATTCCATGTTTTGCTGAAGGAATTCCTCTGCCCAGTATCAAATGGGAGTCGATTGAT AAAACATCGCTACCATCCAATGCGAGACAGGTTGTAGattatttgatttttgaaaatgttaccaTGGCCGATAGTGGACTTTATATGTGTACCACAAAGAATGACATTGGAACTGATTTTAAAGTTTTGCATTTGATTGTTAAAG CCAAACCAGCATTACTTCACACGGGTCCGGTCATACACGCATTATCTACAGTAAAAGTAGACTACTATACTGATGCAAAACTAGTATGCAATGTTACTGGATTTCCTAAGCCTACTGTTACCTGGAAGCATGGCAAT AAACTGTTGCATACATCTGGAAACATTATGGTTGTGCACAGTGTTACTAATACAACAGCAGGGTATTACACGTGTATCGCAACAAACGACGTTGGAACAAGTCAAGTAAACATATTCCTTGATGTCACATACG ATACGCCTAAAATTGTAACTCCCCCGAGAACGGCTTTCGTAATGGTAGGACAGTATCATAGTTTTACATGTATTGCAACTGGTCACCCCAAACCATCACTTACATGGTCCTTTAAAACG TTTGCACAGGAGTCTACTTCAATGCCTTCCCATCAACTTCACCAAAATGGACAAGAACTTACTCTTTTCCCACTCAAAACACTTGAATCAGGAACCCTGACATGTTCGGCAGTGAATGCTTTTGGAGTTGATAGAGCATCTGTTGCAGTGGTTATTAAAAATC GCACTACAGGTTTTGGGTAA
- the LOC143053437 gene encoding uncharacterized protein LOC143053437 isoform X1 — MTSLLRLCQRMFFFGCIFFFFEDYLVIAGQNIYDVTCYNKYDKGVTYNGTVNVTVDGSPCKNWKMYHSQYANYSEDNNFCRNPRPDTFNKTWCYTGDKYVVGLCNIPACDCRNSTNDLHYNGTINISRHGKTCHRWINIPFRYPNERENYCRTPLYDSDNAGGPWCYVNSTDYSWERCNIPICGGAECPVFVDNLETLDRKTRYHYGESVILNCKSGYILIGQKLLTCLQSGQWNDTIPRCEDVDECSSNPCKNGGTCTDRVNGYTCTCRDNYFGATCQDDIRKCHYATCRNRGICKEGLNGTHVCICPRGYTGESCEQEPNFKVPPQILLLNRKITIPEGTSNSSIPCFAEGIPLPSIKWESIDKTSLPSNARQVVDYLIFENVTMADSGLYMCTTKNDIGTDFKVLHLIVKAKPALLHTGPVIHALSTVKVDYYTDAKLVCNVTGFPKPTVTWKHGNKLLHTSGNIMVVHSVTNTTAGYYTCIATNDVGTSQVNIFLDVTYDTPKIVTPPRTAFVMVGQYHSFTCIATGHPKPSLTWSFKTFAQESTSMPSHQLHQNGQELTLFPLKTLESGTLTCSAVNAFGVDRASVAVVIKNPGTTGFG; from the exons ATGACTTCCTTGTTACGTTTATGTCaacgtatgtttttttttggatgtattttcttcttttttgaagACTACTTAGTTATAGCAGGACAGAACATATACG ACGTTACCTGttataataaatatgataaaggTGTGACATATAATGGAACAGTTAATGTAACTGTCGATGGAAGCCCTTGCAAAAACTGGAAGATGTATCATTCTCAATATGCAAACTATTCTGAAGACAATAACTTTTGCAGAAATCCAAGGCCAGATACATTTAATAAAACTTGGTGTTATACCGGAGACAAGTATGTAGTAGGACTATGTAACATTCCAGCTTGTG ATTGCAGAAATTCGACAAATGATCTTCATTACAACGGCACTATCAACATATCGAGACACGGAAAGACATGCCATAGATGGATCAACATACCGTTTCGGTATCCAAATGAACGTGAAAACTACTGCAGAACTCCTTTATATGATAGTGACAACGCTGGTGGTCCTTGGTGctatgttaattctacagattaTTCTTGGGAGAGATGTAACATACCTATATGTGGAG GTGCAGAATGTCCAGTTTTTGTTGACAACTTGGAAACATTAGACAGAAAAACAAGATACCATTACGGAGAATCTGTGATTCTTAACTGCAAATCTGGGTACATACTTATTGGACAAAAACTTTTGACATGTTTGCAGTCCGGTCAGTGGAACGATACAATTCCTAGATGTGAAG atgtagaTGAATGCTCAAGTAATCCCTGCAAAAATGGAGGAACATGTACTGACCGAGTGAATGGATACACGTGTACGTGTCGAGACAACTACTTTGGTGCCACTTGTCAAGACG ATATCAGGAAATGTCACTATGCAACCTGTCGCAACAGAGGTATATGTAAAGAGGGATTAAATGGAACCCATGTTTGCATTTGTCCTCGCGGATATACTGGTGAATCATGCGAACAAG AACCAAACTTCAAGGTGCCGCCACAGATACTACTtctaaatagaaaaataacaataCCTGAAGGAACTAGTAACAGCTCTATTCCATGTTTTGCTGAAGGAATTCCTCTGCCCAGTATCAAATGGGAGTCGATTGAT AAAACATCGCTACCATCCAATGCGAGACAGGTTGTAGattatttgatttttgaaaatgttaccaTGGCCGATAGTGGACTTTATATGTGTACCACAAAGAATGACATTGGAACTGATTTTAAAGTTTTGCATTTGATTGTTAAAG CCAAACCAGCATTACTTCACACGGGTCCGGTCATACACGCATTATCTACAGTAAAAGTAGACTACTATACTGATGCAAAACTAGTATGCAATGTTACTGGATTTCCTAAGCCTACTGTTACCTGGAAGCATGGCAAT AAACTGTTGCATACATCTGGAAACATTATGGTTGTGCACAGTGTTACTAATACAACAGCAGGGTATTACACGTGTATCGCAACAAACGACGTTGGAACAAGTCAAGTAAACATATTCCTTGATGTCACATACG ATACGCCTAAAATTGTAACTCCCCCGAGAACGGCTTTCGTAATGGTAGGACAGTATCATAGTTTTACATGTATTGCAACTGGTCACCCCAAACCATCACTTACATGGTCCTTTAAAACG TTTGCACAGGAGTCTACTTCAATGCCTTCCCATCAACTTCACCAAAATGGACAAGAACTTACTCTTTTCCCACTCAAAACACTTGAATCAGGAACCCTGACATGTTCGGCAGTGAATGCTTTTGGAGTTGATAGAGCATCTGTTGCAGTGGTTATTAAAAATC CAGGCACTACAGGTTTTGGGTAA